From Acidobacteriota bacterium, one genomic window encodes:
- the fliW gene encoding flagellar assembly protein FliW — protein MSVITIKGKEVPYDENEVITFAEGLIGMPEMRRAVLVPIDEFKPFCWLASVESEKARFIVVDPHEVFAGYEPFQAEQVGDASVQTFAIVKVSSDWQKTTVNLRAPLVINTETQIGAQLILSDSKYQFAESLVQN, from the coding sequence ATGTCCGTTATCACGATCAAGGGAAAAGAAGTTCCCTACGACGAGAATGAGGTCATAACCTTTGCCGAAGGGTTGATCGGAATGCCTGAGATGCGGCGTGCCGTGCTCGTGCCGATCGATGAATTCAAGCCGTTTTGTTGGCTCGCGTCGGTCGAGAGCGAAAAGGCGAGATTCATCGTCGTCGATCCGCATGAGGTTTTCGCGGGTTACGAGCCGTTTCAGGCCGAGCAGGTTGGGGATGCGAGCGTTCAGACGTTCGCGATCGTAAAGGTCTCATCGGATTGGCAGAAAACGACGGTTAACCTGCGTGCGCCGCTCGTCATTAATACGGAAACTCAGATCGGTGCTCAGCTAATTTTGAGCGACAGCAAATACCAGTTTGCTGAGTCTCTGGTGCAGAACTAA
- the flgL gene encoding flagellar hook-associated protein FlgL, with product MNFRVSDSRSTANTTSRINSQRSRLSTLQEQLTTGKRINRASDDPSGMEIVLNLRTSQTEIKQFQRNNQAANQKLVAADDALNTYENVLERVRVLVTQGLSDTSTQAAKNALATEIEALRSRILTTANTANNGEYLFGGVRQNEAPFDATTAVPSATPTSAQYIQVEPGSKAIAVGVTADTIFSDATSTIFTDLTNAVAALRGTGDAVADRATLEATSSRLVIYTDQVNNARSIIGANMNATDIAADSLASNFLSLDGRASDIESVDFAEAALGVADAERSLEATLQLAARGRRSLFDYLG from the coding sequence ATGAATTTTAGAGTTTCGGACAGCAGATCAACGGCGAACACGACCAGCCGCATTAATTCTCAGCGGAGCCGTCTCAGCACTCTCCAGGAACAGCTTACGACCGGAAAGCGTATCAATCGCGCTTCGGATGATCCGTCTGGAATGGAGATAGTCCTCAATCTTCGCACCTCGCAGACCGAGATCAAGCAGTTTCAGCGGAACAATCAAGCGGCGAATCAAAAACTAGTCGCTGCAGATGACGCGCTCAATACCTACGAAAACGTCCTCGAACGCGTCCGTGTGCTCGTGACCCAGGGCCTCAGCGATACCTCGACACAGGCGGCGAAGAATGCACTCGCGACCGAGATCGAGGCTTTACGCTCACGGATCCTGACAACAGCCAATACCGCGAACAACGGCGAATACCTCTTCGGTGGCGTCCGCCAGAATGAAGCTCCGTTTGACGCGACGACCGCCGTTCCATCAGCAACGCCGACATCCGCCCAGTACATTCAGGTAGAGCCGGGTTCGAAAGCCATAGCCGTGGGCGTAACCGCTGACACGATATTTAGCGACGCTACATCGACCATCTTTACCGATCTGACGAATGCTGTCGCCGCTCTTCGCGGCACGGGGGATGCGGTGGCAGATCGGGCAACCCTCGAGGCTACGAGCTCGCGGCTTGTGATCTATACCGATCAGGTCAACAACGCCCGTTCGATCATCGGGGCGAATATGAACGCGACCGATATCGCGGCTGATTCACTGGCAAGCAACTTCCTTTCATTGGACGGCAGAGCGTCGGATATTGAGTCCGTTGATTTTGCCGAGGCTGCGCTCGGCGTGGCTGATGCCGAGCGTTCGCTTGAGGCAACGCTGCAGCTCGCGGCACGCGGACGGCGTTCGCTTTTTGATTATTTGGGTTAG
- a CDS encoding OmpA family protein, with the protein MRRRFSRTFDEQDHRNRDRWLVSYADLVTLLLALFIVMYAASDKERASKIVEGMSTMSTGGNGILPGNATEKTDREKFEEALMANPVLLQKAKMRQTKDGLVISLSEAGFFAPGEAVIDTQADSVIATIAESVKGAPAKIRIEGHTDSTPISNARYPSNWELSTARAASVLMRLTEKGIEPERLSAAGYGGFQPVADNATPEGRAQNRRVDVVIIGR; encoded by the coding sequence ATGAGAAGACGATTTTCCAGAACATTTGACGAGCAGGATCACCGGAACCGCGACCGCTGGCTGGTTTCCTACGCCGATCTCGTGACGCTTCTGCTGGCACTATTTATCGTTATGTACGCTGCGAGTGATAAAGAGCGTGCGAGCAAGATCGTCGAGGGAATGTCGACGATGAGCACAGGCGGCAATGGCATCCTGCCGGGCAATGCGACCGAGAAAACGGACCGTGAGAAGTTTGAGGAAGCCTTGATGGCAAATCCCGTGCTTCTGCAAAAGGCAAAAATGCGGCAGACCAAGGACGGACTCGTTATTTCGCTCTCCGAAGCCGGATTTTTCGCTCCGGGCGAAGCTGTGATCGACACGCAGGCTGACAGCGTCATCGCGACCATTGCAGAATCAGTGAAGGGAGCACCGGCAAAAATCCGTATCGAGGGCCATACCGATTCGACACCGATCTCAAACGCCCGCTATCCATCCAACTGGGAACTTTCGACAGCGAGAGCCGCGTCCGTCCTGATGCGTCTGACCGAAAAGGGTATCGAGCCCGAAAGGCTCTCGGCCGCCGGATATGGCGGCTTTCAGCCGGTGGCAGATAATGCGACGCCTGAAGGCAGAGCGCAGAATCGACGGGTCGACGTCGTGATAATTGGACGTTAA
- the flgK gene encoding flagellar hook-associated protein FlgK — MSINFSAFEIGRRALNANQLGIEVTGQNIANVNTPGYTRRRVELVESAYQGIHGFTLGTGVSIAGVHSFRDIFIQSRIQTETGIAGRLTAERDALAPVETALQGSESGGLQSSINAFFGAFRDLEANPNSVPLRSLVGQRGAALANAFHSTAQRLDDIRSMTDSQLRATVDEINGLSERIAGLNENIRSAEAAGAEASSLRDQRDVAVNQLAELTGARSTTNNDGTLTLTLSDGRPLVLSGTASKLEVNDTPPNGLADITLDGEPAVFNDGAIAGLQNAITEVTKQLDDLDSLAAAVVSRVNTLHTSGTDLDGNPGVNFFNDTPAVTAANISINAAITGNPRLIVASPVTQPGQTGTIAGQIANLLTDQNTTAGTRTGSISSIFGSMISDAGERVATADNNLQTQAAILSQATAQRDAVSGVSLDEEAINLLQYQKAFEAASRFIKIADEMTQMILSLAQ; from the coding sequence ATGAGTATAAATTTTTCAGCGTTCGAGATCGGTCGACGTGCCCTCAACGCCAACCAGCTTGGCATCGAGGTCACCGGGCAGAATATCGCCAATGTGAACACGCCGGGCTACACACGCCGCCGCGTTGAACTCGTCGAATCTGCGTATCAGGGTATTCACGGATTTACGTTAGGTACCGGCGTTTCTATCGCCGGTGTTCATTCCTTTCGAGACATCTTTATTCAATCGAGAATTCAGACCGAAACCGGGATCGCCGGACGCCTGACAGCCGAACGTGACGCCCTCGCCCCGGTCGAAACTGCTCTTCAGGGCAGTGAAAGCGGCGGCCTGCAGAGCTCGATCAATGCCTTTTTCGGAGCTTTTCGCGATCTCGAAGCCAATCCAAATTCCGTACCGCTCCGCTCACTCGTTGGCCAACGTGGAGCGGCATTGGCAAATGCTTTTCATTCGACCGCTCAGAGGCTGGATGATATTCGCTCGATGACCGACTCACAGCTTCGTGCCACGGTGGATGAAATAAATGGCCTTTCAGAGAGGATCGCGGGCCTTAATGAAAACATCCGTTCCGCTGAGGCGGCCGGTGCCGAAGCTTCGAGCCTTCGCGATCAGCGTGATGTTGCCGTTAATCAGCTCGCCGAGCTTACCGGAGCGCGCAGCACGACCAATAATGACGGCACACTGACGTTAACGCTTTCTGATGGCCGTCCGCTTGTTCTCTCGGGAACCGCCAGCAAACTCGAAGTAAATGACACGCCGCCGAACGGTTTAGCTGATATAACGCTCGATGGCGAGCCTGCTGTCTTTAACGACGGTGCGATCGCGGGTCTCCAGAATGCGATCACCGAGGTGACCAAGCAGCTCGACGATCTTGACAGCCTCGCCGCCGCGGTCGTCTCACGTGTGAACACGCTTCACACCTCGGGAACCGATCTCGACGGAAATCCCGGCGTCAATTTCTTTAACGACACACCGGCGGTAACGGCTGCAAATATTTCAATTAACGCGGCCATCACGGGAAATCCACGGCTGATCGTCGCTTCGCCGGTGACCCAACCGGGCCAGACGGGAACGATCGCCGGCCAGATCGCAAACCTGCTTACGGATCAGAACACGACCGCGGGTACTCGGACCGGTTCCATCAGCTCGATCTTTGGTTCGATGATCTCAGACGCAGGTGAGCGCGTGGCTACGGCCGACAACAATCTCCAAACCCAGGCGGCGATCCTTTCCCAGGCAACCGCTCAGCGAGATGCGGTTTCGGGCGTTTCACTCGATGAGGAGGCGATCAACCTTTTGCAATATCAGAAGGCGTTCGAAGCCGCCTCTCGTTTTATCAAGATAGCGGACGAAATGACGCAGATGATACTTTCGCTCGCTCAATGA
- a CDS encoding MotA/TolQ/ExbB proton channel family protein has product MKRFDWTIWLGIAVGAAAIIGGAWNENLNIDVLWHPSAALIVCGGTLGAVIVRRGVRGITSAVKAVWHLRLRDEEDKNHNIEIAKLAWLSRSANKNGVKAYEDYAEASGDVLVAQGLILVADRVKREQIEEVLKRRLALEYDEGIHDSATMDAAGGFAPTFGILGAVLGLISVLRVLDKPELLGVGIATAFVATIYGLSLANLIFFPLAARLRERHESRMARREELMSVILSLVSNETPQAIMNQFNLPK; this is encoded by the coding sequence ATGAAGCGATTTGATTGGACAATCTGGCTCGGCATCGCGGTCGGAGCAGCGGCGATCATCGGCGGTGCGTGGAACGAGAACCTTAATATCGATGTGCTGTGGCATCCGTCCGCGGCACTTATCGTTTGCGGCGGCACTCTCGGTGCGGTGATCGTTCGCCGCGGGGTTCGCGGCATCACCAGTGCGGTCAAGGCCGTGTGGCACCTTCGCCTGCGGGACGAGGAAGACAAAAATCACAATATCGAGATCGCCAAGCTTGCCTGGCTCTCGCGTTCGGCAAATAAAAACGGCGTGAAAGCTTACGAAGATTACGCCGAAGCGAGCGGTGACGTGCTCGTCGCTCAGGGCTTGATCCTCGTCGCGGACCGCGTAAAACGCGAGCAGATCGAGGAAGTGCTCAAACGCCGCCTCGCTCTGGAATATGACGAAGGCATCCACGATTCGGCGACGATGGATGCCGCCGGCGGCTTTGCTCCGACGTTCGGAATTCTCGGTGCGGTGCTCGGCCTGATCAGCGTGCTGCGCGTTCTGGATAAGCCTGAACTGCTTGGCGTCGGCATCGCCACTGCGTTCGTTGCCACGATATACGGCCTCAGCCTCGCAAACTTGATCTTCTTTCCGCTTGCTGCCAGGCTTCGCGAACGCCACGAATCGCGTATGGCCCGCCGCGAGGAACTGATGTCCGTCATCCTCTCGCTCGTCTCGAACGAAACGCCGCAGGCGATCATGAACCAGTTCAACCTGCCTAAATGA
- the csrA gene encoding carbon storage regulator CsrA gives MLVLSRRSGQKIVIGNEVVVDVLGISGDGVRLGISAPGETSVHRYEVFAEIQEANRAAEVAADDLENLALGNLSELVRKNKDNEAI, from the coding sequence ATGCTCGTCCTATCCCGCCGCAGCGGCCAAAAGATCGTGATCGGAAACGAGGTCGTCGTTGACGTTCTCGGGATCAGCGGCGACGGCGTCCGGCTCGGCATATCGGCTCCGGGCGAGACGTCGGTGCACCGATACGAAGTTTTTGCAGAGATACAGGAAGCGAACCGAGCGGCCGAGGTCGCGGCGGATGATCTTGAGAATCTTGCGCTCGGCAATCTCTCAGAGCTGGTTCGTAAAAATAAAGACAATGAAGCGATTTGA